The Microcoleus sp. FACHB-672 DNA segment ATTTAAACGAGAACTCCAGAATGTGCCGTTCAGCTGTGCCCATTGTAATCACATCCGTTTCTTCAGCCGGCGTAAGCGTGCGACCTGTGCGGTAAACCTGAAACATATTGGCGTGTAAGTGAAACGTCGCCGCCACATCAAACTCAATCATGTTCAGCACATACAGCCGAATCAGCTGATTTTGATAAATCGGGATCGGATGGTGGTGGTAATAGTCCGGAATTCCATTAAAGGCGTAAAGTTCATTTTTCTCGTCGTCATTTACGTCATAGCCGGCCATGATCAGCACCATTTCATCAGCAGGTGGGCGATCTGCCGGCGGATCGACAATAAACATCCCATACAAACCTTTATTAATGTGGCGCGTCACCGGCTCAATATGGCAGTGATAAAGATGGACGCCGTAGGGTTCGGCATCAAACTCGTAAATCGTCGCCGCGCCGTGGCGAATCGGTTTCACTCCATCCATTTCTGAGGGGTGAACCCCATGAAAGTGCAGCGAGTGAGAATGTCCCCCCTGATTTAAAAATAGAACCCGCACGCGATCACCTTGCCGCGCCCGCAGAGTTGGCCCAGGTACGCGATTGTTAACATTCCATGTGTTAAACGTTACAGCGCTGTTTAACGCAATCGTAGAGGTGCCGGCAATTAGCTGAAATTCCCGAACCGTTCGCCCATTTACTTTCTTAACAGTCCCCCAGTCAAAATCCCGTAGCATCGCCATTGGGTGCATCGTGTCGTTAATTGCCGGCGCGTTGCTAGGGAGGGGCGGCACTTTCGCCTGGGCCAGTTTTTGGCGCTGACCCAACAGTTGAGGCAACGCAATCGCTGCGCCACTCATCCCGATGCCGGCGATTCCGAATTGCAGCAATCTGCGACGATTTAAAAGGAATGGTTTCCGGTCAAGCATTGGTTGAGTAGGGGAAGGATGGGGTGAAGCTGAGGGTTTGGCGCTGATTTCGTAAGTTAGGATAAATCAGTGTTAATTCAAGCCTCTATTTAAAAATAGTAGCAATAAGCATCTGGTATTTTTGCCATTAAGCCTCTGTATTTGACGGTTATACAAGCCGAGAGAGTTTCTGCTTAAGGCACTTGCTCAATATGCCAGAAGGTAATAAATAAAGCAATTTTAAGCAAAACAGCGGCTTCTGACTTCAGCAGCCGGTGAAAGCTTGGTTTCCAGAAAAATCTGTAATTAGCGGCTCAGTTTTAGACGAAATTGATTTTACAATTAATGAAACTATTTAGCAACTGTGGCGAAAAGCCTGACAAAGCTAAAGTGAATTGTTTATAAGTATTCTCAATAATTTCTTTAGAATTAAGGCGATGTGGCTTAGAAACAGCGACAGACCGTTATTAATAAGCGAGCTGAAGCAAGCAGCAACTGCCGGTAAATACCCCTAGAGGGGATTGTCAAGTTCTCTAAAACCCTGTTAGTTGATTTCTGTAGACTAAATAACCGGAATTTTCAGGATCAGGGAACACTAATGCACATTCCTGATGGTTTTGTTTCTTTGCCCGTTGCAGCCGC contains these protein-coding regions:
- a CDS encoding multicopper oxidase domain-containing protein, which produces MLDRKPFLLNRRRLLQFGIAGIGMSGAAIALPQLLGQRQKLAQAKVPPLPSNAPAINDTMHPMAMLRDFDWGTVKKVNGRTVREFQLIAGTSTIALNSAVTFNTWNVNNRVPGPTLRARQGDRVRVLFLNQGGHSHSLHFHGVHPSEMDGVKPIRHGAATIYEFDAEPYGVHLYHCHIEPVTRHINKGLYGMFIVDPPADRPPADEMVLIMAGYDVNDDEKNELYAFNGIPDYYHHHPIPIYQNQLIRLYVLNMIEFDVAATFHLHANMFQVYRTGRTLTPAEETDVITMGTAERHILEFSFKYPGKFMFHPHQDAMAEHGCMGQFEVIKPA